The Streptomyces hundungensis genome contains the following window.
CGCCCCACTCGCCACCCAGCCCCAGCCCCTGGAGGAAGCGCAGCACCAGGAGGAGTGAGGGCGCCGCGATGCCGATCGTGGCGTACGAGGGAACACAACCGACCGCCACCGTCGCGAGGCCGGTCAGCGCGAGCGAGGCGAACATGACCGGCCGGCGGCCGTAGCGGTCGCCGACGTGTCCGAAGAGGACCGAGCCCAGCGGGCGGGCCAGGAAGCCGACCCCGAAGGTGCCGAAGGCGGCCAGGGTCCCCGCGAGTGCGGAGAAGGTGGGAAAGAACAGCGGGCCCAGGATGAGGGCGGCCGCCGTCCCGTACACGAAGAAGTCGTAGAACTCGATGGCCGTGCCCGCGAGCGAGGCGGCCGCGAGGCGGAGCATCGACGGGGAACCGGGCGGATGCGGGGGAGGGGAGGGGCGCATATCGCGCCAACTACCCACCGTGAACGGCCGTTACGGGGCGTGCGGGAGCTCATCGAGAGGCGGGCGGGCGCACGCGGTCCGGGTCGATTGTCAGTGGCGGGTGCCACCATCGAGGCATGGACATCTTCGGTGCGGCACGAGGGCGGTTTTCCTCGCCGGGAGCGGTGGCGCGAGCCGCCGCCCGGTGGCTACCAGCCGCGCTCGCGCCACTCCGGCAGATGCGGGCGCTCGTCGCCGAGGGTGGTGTCCTTGCCGTGGCCGGGATAGACCCAGGTCTCGTCGGGCAGGGCGGCGAAGAGCTTGGTCTCGACGTCGCGGAGCAGGCTCGCGAACGCGGCCGGGTCCTTCCAGGTGTTGCCCACGCCGCCGGGGAAGAGGCAGTCGCCGGTGAACACATGGGGGTGGCCGTGCGGGTCGTCGTAGATGAGGGCGATCGAGCCGGGGGTGTGGCCGACGAGGTGGCGCGCGGTCAGCTCGACACGGCCGACCGTGATCGTGTCGCCGTCCTCGACGAGGACGTCCGTCGGGACCGGGATGCCCTCGGCGTCATGGCGGCCCGCGTAGGTGCGCGCGCCCGTCGCCGCGACGACCTCGGCCAGCGCCTGCCAGTGGTCGCCGTGGCGGTGCGTGGTGACGACGGACGCGATGCCGTCGTCACCGATCAGCGTGAGCAGCGTCGCGGGGTCCGCGGCCGCGTCGATGAGCAGCTGCTCGCCGGTGTTCCGGCAGCGCAGCAGATACGCGTTGTTGCCCATCGAGCCGACCTCGACCTTGGAGATCATGAGGTCCGTCAACTCGTGCACGTCGGCAGGACCGCCGGCCTTCACCGCTCCGCTGTACGTCATGGGCTCAGCCTATCGCCGGGGTCACAGCGGGGGCAGTGCGGGCAGGGCCCCGCCGGTCACCTTGAGGGCGGCGCCGTCACGCCGGCCCGCGAGCCAGCCGACGAGCTCCGCCGCCGGGCCGCTCACCCGCAGGGGGTCGCCCTGGCCGCCGCCTCCGGTGGTCCACGTCCCGCCGGCGTCGTCGTTCAGGGTGATCGACGGCAGGTCCTTGTGGCCGGCGAACCGGTCGGCCAGGAAGGCGCTCTCGCGCCGCACGAAGTCCGCGGGGAGGTCTTCGAGTTCATAGCCGATCCCGAGGTCCACGTGGTGCAGTTCGACCTCGACCAGGCGCCGGAACGGCACTCGGGCCGCCGTGTCCGTCACGCCGTTGCGCAGCTCGACCGTGCGCGACCAGTCGGCGGGCCGATCGCCCTCCGCCTGGAAGCCGGCCGCGCTGTCACGCACGTCCGCGAGCTGGACGTCCAGCGGGCGGGGCGCATCACGGTCGATGTCGGCGTCCCGGGCCTCGGCGCTCGGATACATGGGCCGCCCGGCCAGCACATTGACGAGCGCGTCCGCGTTCCGTGCGATATGGGCGAGCACATGGCCGCGGCTCCAGCCGGGAAGCCGTGACGGCTCGGCGACGGAGCCGTTGTCCAGTGCGGCGGCTGCGCTGAGCAGCCGTTCGGTGGCTTCGCGTACAGAGGCCAGGTCGCGCGCGTGATCAATCATGGCGCCGACGATAGCCCCGCCACTCAATCGGGTGAAGGTGGCTGGACGAGTCCATAATTCGAATGTGCGTGCTATACGCTCGGGAATGGGTCCCCCCTCAAAACCGTTGTGGAACCTGTCCGGATTCATCCAAGAATCAACGACATCACTGTGGCGCCCCCCATACCCTGGGACGGGGGCTCCTGGAGCCCCCTCGCTCCCTCTAGAAAGGTGCGGACCGGCGTGGCCGACCGTCTCATCGTCCGTGGCGCGCGCGAGCACAATCTCAAGAACGTCTCGCTCGACCTGCCACGTGACTCCCTCATCGTCTTCACGGGTCTGTCCGGGTCGGGCAAGTCCTCGCTCGCCTTCGACACGATCTTCGCGGAGGGACAGCGCCGCTACGTCGAGTCGCTGTCCTCGTACGCGCGCCAGTTCCTCGGCCAGATGGACAAGCCGGACGTCGACTTCATCGAAGGCCTGTCGCCCGCGGTCTCCATCGACCAGAAGTCGACCTCGCGCAACCCGCGCTCGACGGTCGGCACCATCACCGAGGTCTACGACTACCTGCGCCTGCTGTTCGCGCGCATCGGCAAGCCGCACTGCCCCGAGTGCGGCCGGCCCATCACCCGCCAGTCGCCGCAGGCCATCGTGGACAAGGTCCTCGAACTGCCCGAGGGCAGCCGCTTCCAGGTGCTCTCGCCGCTGGTCCGCGAGCGCAAGGGCGAGTTCGTCGACCTCTTCGCCGACCTCCAGACCAAGGGCTACAGCCGGGCCCGGGTCGACGGCGAGACCATCCAGCTCAGCGAGCCGCCCAAGCTCAAGAAGCAGGAGAAGCACACCATCGAGGTGGTCATCGACCGCCTCACGGTGAAGGACGGCGCCAAGCGCCGCCTCACCGACTCGGTCGAGACCGCGCTGGGCCTGTCCGGCGGCATGGTCGTGCTCGACTTCGTCGACCTCGCGGCCGACGACCCCGAGCGCGAGCGGATGTACTCGGAGCACCTCTACTGCCCGTACGACGACCTCTCCTTCGAGGAGCTGGAGCCCCGCTCCTTCTCCTTCAACTCGCCGTTCGGCGCCTGCCCCGACTGCACCGGCATCGGTACGCGCATGGAGGTCGACCCCGACCTGATCATCCCCGACGAGGACAAGTCCCTCGACGAGGGCGCGGTCTCGCCGTGGTCGCTCGGCCACACCAAGGACTACTTCGCCCGCCTGGTGGGCGCGCTCGCCGCCGAGCTGGGCTTCCGCACCGACATCCCCTGGGCCGGTCTGCCGCAGCGCGCCAAGAAGGCGCTGCTCTACGGCCACAAGACCCAGATCGAGGTCCGCTACCGCAACCGGTACGGCAGGGAGCGGGCGTACACCACCGCCTTCGAGGGAGCGGTGCCGTTCGTCAAGCGCCGCCACTCCGAGGCGGAGAGCGACGGCGCCCGCGAGCGCTTCGAGGGCTATATGCGCGAAGTGCACTGCCCCACCTGTGAGGGCACGCGCCTCAAGCCCCTGGTCCTCGCGGTCACCGTGATGGAGAAGTCCATCGCCGAGGTCGCCGCGATGTCCATCAGCGACTGCGCGGACTTCCTGGCCGAGCTCAAGCTCAACAACCGCGACAAGAAGATCGCCGAGCGGGTCCTGAAGGAGGTCAACGAGCGGCTGAAGTTCCTGGTCGACGTGGGCCTCGACTACCTCTCGCTCAACCGCGCCGCCGGCACGCTCTCCGGCGGCGAGGCCCAGCGCATCCGGCTCGCCACCCAGATCGGCTCCGGCCTGGTCGGCGTGCTCTACGTCCTGGACGAGCCCTCGATCGGTCTGCACCAGCGCGACAACCACCGCCTGATCGAGACGCTGGTGCGCCTGCGCGACATGGGCAACACCCTGATCGTCGTCGAGCACGACGAGGACACCATCAAGGTGGCCGACTGGGTCGTCGACATCGGCCCCGGCGCCGGTGAGCACGGCGGAAAGGTCGTCCACAGCGGGCCGTTGAAGCAGCTGCTCAGCAACAAGGAGTCGGTGACCGGCCAGTATCTGGCGGGCAAGAAGTCGATCCCGCTGCCCGACGTGCGGCGCCCCATCGACCCCTCGCGCCGGCTCACCGTGCACGGAGCCAAGGAGAACAACCTCCGCGACATCGACGTCTCGTTCCCGCTCGGCGTGCTGACCGCGGTCACCGGCGTCTCCGGCTCGGGCAAGTCGACGCTGGTCAACGACATCCTCTACACGCACCTCGCCCGGGAGCTGAACGGGGCGCGCAGCGTGCCCGGCCGGCACACTCGGGTCGACGGGGACGACCTCGTCGACAAGGTGGTCCACGTCGACCAATCGCCCATCGGCCGCACCCCGCGGTCCAACCCGGCGACGTACACCGGCGTCTTCGACCACGTCCGCCGGTTGTTCGCGGAGACGATGGAGGCGAAGGTCCGGGGCTATCTGCCGGGACGGTTCTCCTTCAACGTCAAGGGCGGTCGCTGCGAGAACTGCTCGGGCGACGGCACCATCAAGATCGAGATGAACTTCCTGCCGGACGTGTACGTCCCGTGCGAGGTCTGCCACGGGGCGCGCTACAACCGGGAGACCCTGGAGGTCCACTACAAGGGCAAGTCCATCGCCGAGGTGCTGGACATGCCGATCGAGGAAGGCTTGGAGTTCTTCGAGGCCGTTCCGACGATCGCCCGCCATCTGCGCACGCTCAACGAGGTCGGGCTCGGGTATGTCCGGCTCGGGCAGTCCGCGCCCACGCTCTCGGGCGGCGAGGCCCAGCGGGTGAAGCTCGCCTCCGAGCTCCAGAAGCGCTCCACCGGCCGCACGGTGTACGTGCTCGACGAGCCCACCACCGGGCTCCACTTCGAGGACATCTCCAAGCTGATCAAGGTGCTCTCGGGGCTGGTCGACAAGGGCAACTCGGTGGTCGTCATCGAGCACAACCTGGACGTCATCAAGACGGCGGACTGGGTCATCGACATGGGTCCCGAGGGTGGCAGCGGGGGTGGCCTGGTCATCGCCGAGGGCACGCCCGAGGAGGTGGCCTCGGAGTCGGCCAGCCACACGGGCAAGTTCCTGAGGGACATCCTGGGGGCGGACCGGATCAGCGACGCCGCGTCGTCGCCGGGACGGAAGTCCCCGAAGCGGGCGGCCACCAAGCCGGCCTCGACGAAGGCCGCACCGGCCAAGAAGGCGGTGGCCAAGAAGGCAGCACCGGCAAAGAAAACAGCCCGAGCCCGCAAGGCCTGAGCCACACCGCGCCTCTTCCCCACCCCCCCGCGGCGGGGAAGAGGCGCGGAACGCCCTCTCCCCCAAGGCCCCGCGGGACCCCCGCCCCCTAGGGACGCGAGGCACCGCGCGACCGGCCACGTGCGGCGGTCAGCGGGGAGCGGTCCTGTTGTTTGGGGGCGCGGGGAACTGCGCGACCGGCCACGTGCGGCGGTCAGCCGGGAGCGGTCCTGTTGTTTGGGGGCGCGGGGAACTGCGCGACCGGCCACGTGCGGCGGTCAGCCGGGAGCGGTCCTGTTGTTTGGGGGCGCGGGGAACTGCGCGATCAGCCACGTGCGGCGGTCAGCCGGGAGCGGTCCTGTTGTTTGGGGGCGCGGGGAACTGCGCGATCAGCCACATACGGCGGCCAGCTGGGAACGGACCTGATAGGGGCGCGGGGAACTGCGCAAACAGCCCCGGCGCGGCCGGCGCCGAACCCCCGCGCGGCCAGGGCCGCACCCGGCGCGCCAGGGCCGCCAGGGTCAGGAGAGCGGGCCGAGCTCCTCGGCCATGGGCGGCTGAGCCCCCTCCTTCGCACAGGTCAGCGCCGCCACCCTCGCCGCGTAACGCAGAACACGAGGCCAGTCCGCCGCCGCCAGCGCGGACACGCTCGGGACGTGGTGCAGCAGCGCCGCGTTCACCGTGTCGCCCGCCCCGATCGTGTCCACCACCTCCACCCGCTCGGCGGGAACCGAGTGCTCGGCACCCTCCCTGGTGTGGGCCGTCAGGCCCCGCGCGCCCTTCGTCAGGACCACCGCCCGGGGTCCCGCCGCGAGCCACTCCTCAGGCGTTCCGCCCAGCCACTCCGCGTCCTCCTCGGACAGCTTCAGGACGGAGACGTACGGCAGCCAGCCGCGGAACCGGGCGCGATAGGCGTCGGGGTCCGGGATCAGGGGTGGACGGATGTTGGGGTCGAGCAGGGTGAGCAGGCCCCGCCCGGACTCCCGGCGCAGCAGCGCCTCATAGGCGCTCGCGCCCGGCTCCAGGATCAGGGAGCAGGTGCCGAGGGCCAACGCGGTCGCCGCGGGCGGCAGTTGAGGGGGGAGTGCGAAGAGGCGGTCGGCGGTGCCGTCCGCGTAGAAGCCGTATCCCGCGGAGCCGTCCGGGGCCACGTTCGCCACGGCGAGCGTCGTCGGCTCCGGACCGCGCTGCACCAGGGACGTGTCCACCCCGGCCGTGCGTAGCCCGCCCAGCAGGGCCTCGCCGAAGCCGTCCGTGGAGACCCGGGAACAGAAGGCGGCCCGCGCCCCGAGCCGCCCCAGGGCCACCGCGGTGTTGTACGGGCCGCCGCCGGGCCGGGGTGCCAGCGGCCCCAGGGGATCTTCGGGGTGCCGCGGCACCAGGTCGATGAGGGATTCTCCGGCGACGACGATCACGGCCCAGAACGTAACCCATCCCACGGCGCACGGGCAGCCCGCCGCCGGGAGCCCCGCCGCACGGGCAGCCCCGCCGCCGGGGAGCCCCGGCGCCGAGCGGGCGATCCGCGCCGGTATCGTCGATCGGGCAACCCCGGTCGGTTGTGGCGGCCGGGTCGGTCGCCGCACGGCCGACCAGGACAAGACCAGTGATCAGTGGAGACAGCCCATGACCGGCAAGCCCGCCGCCCGTCGCACCGTGCTGAAAGGCGCCGCCCTCGGCGGGGCCGTGGGGATCGGCGTGGCCGCCTGCTCCACCGACTCCAAGCTCGGCCACGCCGAGAACCCCACCCCCACCGCCCCCGAGCCGCTCGGTTCGCCCGACGCGGTCCCCGTCGGCGGTGCCAAGCTCTACCGCGAGCAGCGGGTCATGGTGAGCTGCCCGGCCAAGGGTGAGTACAAGGCGTTCAGCGCCCAGTGCACGCACGCCGGCTGCCTCCTGGACAAGATCGAGGACGGCCACGCGAACTGCCCCTGCCACGGCAGCCGCTTCAACGTGATGACCGGCAAGCCCGTCCACGGCCCGGCCACCGTGCCGCTGCCCCCGGTGCCGGTGAAGCTCAAGGACGGCCAGCTCGTAGCCGGCCCCGACGCCTGACCCGACAGGCCCCCGCGCTCACTCCCAGTCCCAGTCCACCCCTAGGATCCCCGGCCGTACCCCCTGCTCCACCAGGTGCACCGAACGGTGGCGTCCGCTGAGGGTGAGGTCGCTGCGGCCGGAGCGGGTGGCGCCGGTGGAGGTCTGGGCGAAGCGGCGGCAGCGGGCCGGCAGGGCCCGCTCGTCGAACCGCACCTGAAGGACGTACTGGCCGCCCGCGAAGGCGAAGCCGCGTACGTACTCCCGGCTCGGACCGCCCGTACCGTCCTCGAAGCCGTAGCCGAACAGATACGTCTCGCCGGCCCGCAGCCGGGTGTCGAAGAGCAGCTCGGCGACCAGGACTCCGCTGGCCGCGTCCCAACGGACGCGCCCGGTGCGGCAGTTCTCGCCCGCGCGCACCTCCACCCGGGCCGGATCGCAGCCCGCGTCCCCGCGGTGGATGGCCAGATAGCGGTCGACGCCGTCGCGGTGGGCCCGTACGACGTGTTGCGAGTCCCGGCCGCGCAGTTCCCGGGCCGCGCCGATACGGACGCGTTCGTGGTGGCCGACGGTGTGCAGACCGCCGTCCACCGGGGTTTCGAGCCCCGCGATGAGCTGCTCCACCACCCCCGAGGCCTCGACGAGCGAACGGTAGGAGCGTCCCGCGGGGCGCTCCACCTCGGTCGCCGAGGTGTCGTCGAGCAGGCGCAGCAGGGAGTTCGCGGGCAGACCGAGCACCTCTTCGAGCCCGCGGACCGCGCGCAGCGACTCGGGGCGCTGCGGCCGGCGCGCCCCTTGCTGCCAGTAACTCAGGCTGGTGACACCGACCTTGATGCCGCGTCCGGCGAGATGGTGCTGCACGCGCTGGAGCGGCAGGCCCCGTACGGACAGCGCGGCGCGCAGCGCCAGATGGAACGGGCCGGTGTGGAGCACCTGCTTCAGGTCGGCCTCGGTGTGGAGCATGGGGGACTCCTCAGTGAACGTTCACGGTGGGGGGCGGACGCGGGGCGGCAACAGGTCGGGGAAAACCTGGTGGCGGGGAAGGAGCTGTTCACACTCCGGCCACTTCGTTCACACCCGCGTCCCACCCCGCATTGAAGCGCGTTGACCTGTTCTCGACAACGGGCGATGCTCGACAACAAGCGTCCGGACGCGATCCTCCACCATCCCCAACCCCCCACCCCGCCATGGGAGGAACGCGATGCGCAGCAAGAACAGACGGCTGTCCGCCCTCACCCTCGTGGTGGCGGCCCTGTTTGCCGCCCCCACGGCAACAGCCACCGCCGCCCCGCACAACGACAAGCCGGTGCCCGCCGCAGCCGCCGCGGCGAGCGCTGCCGGTTCCAAGCGCCTCAACATCACCATGCAGTCCCAGCAGAAGGACAACTGGTGCTGGGCCGGCAGCGGAAACACCATCGCCACCTGGTTCGGACGCTCCTACACCCAGAACCAGTTCTGCAACGCGGCGTTCGGCCGGACGCAGGGCTACGACTGCCCCAACTGGCAGGCCAACCTGGGCAATGTGCAGACCGCCCTCGACTGGGCCGGCATCAACTCGGGCTCCTATGTGACCGGTTGGCTGCGCTATTCGACCGTTCAGACCGAGATCAACAACAACCGTCCGATCGAGACCCGCATCCAGTGGTCCAGCGGCGGCGGTCACATGCACGTCGTGTACGGCTACGACGACGCCAGCACCTGGGTGTACTGGGGCGACCCCTGGCCCTCCAGCACCCGCTACAACTGGGCGTCGCACGACTGGTACGTGAACAACAACTCCTTCTCCTGGACCCACTCGCTGTACCGGATCGGGGCGTGACGACGATGAAGGTGACCCGCCTCGCACCCGTGACCGTCGCCGTCGCGCTTGTCGCACTGGCCGCCCCGCACGCCGTCGCCGACCAGGCGCCGAACGCCTCCGCGCAGTCCCGGGCCGCGGCCCGCCAGGCCGCGTCCGCACCCGCCACCCTCGACACGCTCTCCCGCTTCTTCGCGCGGGACGGCAAGGTGGCGCTCACGGCCGCCGCCCCGCACATCGAGGGCGACGCGGTACCCGTCTACACGCTCTCGCCGCAGTTCGTGGCGGGCAAGGCGGGCGCCCCCGTCGCGCAACTGGAGTACCTCGCCTCCACGGCCGTCGCCTCCGACGGCCAGAAGGCATCCCTGTGGACGGTCCCCGAGGGCTCGTCCTGGAAGGTGGTCAACATAGCCACCGGCGACGACGAGTCCCGTTACGCCACGGCCGGCGCCGCGAAACTCCCCGGCGGCACCGTGTTCCAGGAGCCGCAGATCAACGCCTGGTACGTGGCGAAGGACAGCAAGGTGCTGCCCCTCGACGAGGACGCCGTCAAGGCGATCGGCGCGGGTGGCACCAGCCTCGCCGGATACCGTCAGCGCGTCCATCGGGCTTATGGGGACAAGCTGCCGGGGTCGGCGTATGACAGGGCGGGCGAGGCGGGCGGGTACGCCGAGGCGCCCGCCGCCACCGGGGTCGGCAGTCCTCTGGTTCCGGCTGCCGCCGCCGGGGGTGGTACTCCTCTG
Protein-coding sequences here:
- a CDS encoding papain-like cysteine protease family protein; this translates as MRSKNRRLSALTLVVAALFAAPTATATAAPHNDKPVPAAAAAASAAGSKRLNITMQSQQKDNWCWAGSGNTIATWFGRSYTQNQFCNAAFGRTQGYDCPNWQANLGNVQTALDWAGINSGSYVTGWLRYSTVQTEINNNRPIETRIQWSSGGGHMHVVYGYDDASTWVYWGDPWPSSTRYNWASHDWYVNNNSFSWTHSLYRIGA
- a CDS encoding Rieske (2Fe-2S) protein, whose amino-acid sequence is MTGKPAARRTVLKGAALGGAVGIGVAACSTDSKLGHAENPTPTAPEPLGSPDAVPVGGAKLYREQRVMVSCPAKGEYKAFSAQCTHAGCLLDKIEDGHANCPCHGSRFNVMTGKPVHGPATVPLPPVPVKLKDGQLVAGPDA
- a CDS encoding MBL fold metallo-hydrolase; amino-acid sequence: MTYSGAVKAGGPADVHELTDLMISKVEVGSMGNNAYLLRCRNTGEQLLIDAAADPATLLTLIGDDGIASVVTTHRHGDHWQALAEVVAATGARTYAGRHDAEGIPVPTDVLVEDGDTITVGRVELTARHLVGHTPGSIALIYDDPHGHPHVFTGDCLFPGGVGNTWKDPAAFASLLRDVETKLFAALPDETWVYPGHGKDTTLGDERPHLPEWRERGW
- a CDS encoding maleylpyruvate isomerase family mycothiol-dependent enzyme, with the translated sequence MIDHARDLASVREATERLLSAAAALDNGSVAEPSRLPGWSRGHVLAHIARNADALVNVLAGRPMYPSAEARDADIDRDAPRPLDVQLADVRDSAAGFQAEGDRPADWSRTVELRNGVTDTAARVPFRRLVEVELHHVDLGIGYELEDLPADFVRRESAFLADRFAGHKDLPSITLNDDAGGTWTTGGGGQGDPLRVSGPAAELVGWLAGRRDGAALKVTGGALPALPPL
- a CDS encoding carbohydrate kinase family protein — translated: MIVVAGESLIDLVPRHPEDPLGPLAPRPGGGPYNTAVALGRLGARAAFCSRVSTDGFGEALLGGLRTAGVDTSLVQRGPEPTTLAVANVAPDGSAGYGFYADGTADRLFALPPQLPPAATALALGTCSLILEPGASAYEALLRRESGRGLLTLLDPNIRPPLIPDPDAYRARFRGWLPYVSVLKLSEEDAEWLGGTPEEWLAAGPRAVVLTKGARGLTAHTREGAEHSVPAERVEVVDTIGAGDTVNAALLHHVPSVSALAAADWPRVLRYAARVAALTCAKEGAQPPMAEELGPLS
- the uvrA gene encoding excinuclease ABC subunit UvrA translates to MADRLIVRGAREHNLKNVSLDLPRDSLIVFTGLSGSGKSSLAFDTIFAEGQRRYVESLSSYARQFLGQMDKPDVDFIEGLSPAVSIDQKSTSRNPRSTVGTITEVYDYLRLLFARIGKPHCPECGRPITRQSPQAIVDKVLELPEGSRFQVLSPLVRERKGEFVDLFADLQTKGYSRARVDGETIQLSEPPKLKKQEKHTIEVVIDRLTVKDGAKRRLTDSVETALGLSGGMVVLDFVDLAADDPERERMYSEHLYCPYDDLSFEELEPRSFSFNSPFGACPDCTGIGTRMEVDPDLIIPDEDKSLDEGAVSPWSLGHTKDYFARLVGALAAELGFRTDIPWAGLPQRAKKALLYGHKTQIEVRYRNRYGRERAYTTAFEGAVPFVKRRHSEAESDGARERFEGYMREVHCPTCEGTRLKPLVLAVTVMEKSIAEVAAMSISDCADFLAELKLNNRDKKIAERVLKEVNERLKFLVDVGLDYLSLNRAAGTLSGGEAQRIRLATQIGSGLVGVLYVLDEPSIGLHQRDNHRLIETLVRLRDMGNTLIVVEHDEDTIKVADWVVDIGPGAGEHGGKVVHSGPLKQLLSNKESVTGQYLAGKKSIPLPDVRRPIDPSRRLTVHGAKENNLRDIDVSFPLGVLTAVTGVSGSGKSTLVNDILYTHLARELNGARSVPGRHTRVDGDDLVDKVVHVDQSPIGRTPRSNPATYTGVFDHVRRLFAETMEAKVRGYLPGRFSFNVKGGRCENCSGDGTIKIEMNFLPDVYVPCEVCHGARYNRETLEVHYKGKSIAEVLDMPIEEGLEFFEAVPTIARHLRTLNEVGLGYVRLGQSAPTLSGGEAQRVKLASELQKRSTGRTVYVLDEPTTGLHFEDISKLIKVLSGLVDKGNSVVVIEHNLDVIKTADWVIDMGPEGGSGGGLVIAEGTPEEVASESASHTGKFLRDILGADRISDAASSPGRKSPKRAATKPASTKAAPAKKAVAKKAAPAKKTARARKA